A genomic window from Gossypium hirsutum isolate 1008001.06 chromosome D12, Gossypium_hirsutum_v2.1, whole genome shotgun sequence includes:
- the LOC107946970 gene encoding AT-hook motif nuclear-localized protein 26 encodes MDPVSSSHGLSLPPPFHIRDFNLHHHPQLQQQENQYHHHQNSEDEQSGSSSGVKKRDRDDINNNNNNNSSANNEGKELSLQGYGEGEFNRRPRGRPAGSKNKPKPPIIINRDSANALRTHVMEIGDGCDIVESVTTFARRRQRGVCIMSGTGTVTNVTLRQPASAGAVVNLHGRFEILSLAGSFLPPPAPPAATGITIYLAGGQGQVVGGSVVGTLTCSGPVVIMAASFSNAAYERLPLEEEDEGQLPVQGDGIGSPAAVGGQQQQQQQQQQALAESNAPLFHGLPPNLLNSIQLPSEAFWATGRPPF; translated from the coding sequence ATGGATCCAGTTTCATCATCACATGGCCTTTCTCTTCCACCTCCATTTCATATACGAGATTTCAATCTTCACCACCATCCTCAGCTTCAACAGCAAGAAAATCAGTACCATCATCACCAAAACTCTGAAGATGAGCAAAGTGGAAGCAGCAGCGGGGTTAAGAAAAGGGATCGGGATGATATcaacaataacaacaacaacaacagcagcGCCAATAACGAAGGCAAAGAGCTTAGCCTTCAAGGCTATGGTGAAGGAGAGTTCAATCGAAGACCACGAGGCAGGCCTGCTGGATCCAAGAACAAACCTAAGCCACCTATCATCATCAACCGAGACAGTGCCAACGCTTTACGCACGCATGTCATGGAGATAGGGGATGGATGTGACATTGTTGAAAGCGTCACAACCTTTGCTAGAAGACGTCAGAGGGGAGTTTGCATAATGAGTGGGACTGGGACCGTCACGAATGTGACCCTTAGGCAACCAGCCTCGGCTGGTGCAGTTGTCAACTTGCATGGCCGATTTGAGATACTATCATTGGCGGGATCATTCTTGCCTCCACCTGCACCGCCGGCTGCTACGGGGATAACCATATATTTGGCTGGCGGACAAGGCCAAGTTGTGGGCGGTAGTGTTGTTGGGACACTCACTTGTTCAGGCCCGGTTGTGATTATGGCAGCTTCTTTTAGTAACGCCGCATATGAGCGGCTTCCAttggaagaagaagatgaaggacAGCTTCCAGTGCAAGGGGATGGAATTGGATCACCCGCTGCAGTTGGAGGgcaacaacagcagcagcagcagcagcagcaagcCTTGGCTGAGTCAAATGCGCCTCTTTTTCATGGATTACCACCTAATCTTCTCAATTCTATTCAGTTACCAAGTGAGGCATTTTGGGCTACTGGTCGCCCTCCATTCTAG
- the LOC107946969 gene encoding kinesin-like protein KIN-UA isoform X2 has translation MASGGGNNRNGTHRNSLKGTTTTSTASTDKPLSVNSNPSKPAFKNKSSPLTGASSGLRKSSPGSLGGGAAKDDAGVPGRVRVAVRLRPRNAEESVADADFADCVELQPELKRLKLRKNNWDTDTYEFDEVLTEFASQKRVYEVVAKPVVEGVLDGYNGTIMAYGQTGTGKTYTLGRLGEEDTANRGIMVRAMEDILAEVSPEIDSVLVSYLQLYMESLQDLLDPTNDNISIVEEPKSGDVSLPGATLVEIRDQQSFLELLRLGEAHRHAANTKLNTESSRSHALLMVHVKRTVKGREPAHSSDNGNSTSMARSLRPPLVRKGKLVVVDLAGSERIDKSGSDGHTREEAKSINLSLSALGKCINALAENSAHVPVRDSKLTRLLRDSFGGTARTSLVITVGPSPRHRGETASTIMFGQRAMKVENMLKLKEEFDYKSLARRLDIQLDKLIMEHERKQKAFEVEIERITAEAQNRISEAERNYADAVEKERLKYQKDYMESIKKLEEKWMMNQQNQGNERKMVHIAEEVAEVKKLLSKETSLRKAAEEEVDNLKSQLAQLKMSEALANSEILKLQKMVEDEVCQKEKLEGEISMLQSQLLHLSFEADETRKRLDRGGPGKVPGGLDSPVSQVRSQLKDSGNGEKASVAKLFEQVGLQKILSLLEAEDADVRIHAVKVVANLAAEETNQQKIVEAGGLKSLLMLLGSSEDETIHRVAAGAIANLAMNEKNQELVMSQGGISLLSTTASHAKDPQTLRMVAGAIANLCGNDKLQTKLRGEGGIKALLEIVKCGHPDVLAQVARGIANFAKCESRASTQGSKTGRSLLIEDGALPWIVQNANSDASPIRRHTELALCHLAQHEVNAKDMISEGALWELVRISQDCPREDIRTLAHRTLASSPDFIAGLKRLRIDY, from the exons ATGGCTAGTGGTGGTGGAAATAATAGGAATGGGACTCATAGGAACTCTCTCAAAGGAACGACAACAACATCAACAGCATCAACAGATAAGCCACTCTCTGTGAATTCCAACCCTTCAAAGCCTGCATTCAAAAACAAGTCTTCGCCTTTGACCGGTGCTTCTTCCGGGTTAAGGAAGAGTAGCCCCGGATCACTTGGAGGTGGAGCTGCCAAAGATGATGCTGGAG TTCCTGGAAGAGTTCGAGTGGCTGTGAGATTACGTCCACGTAATGCAGAAGAGTCAGTAGCAGATGCTGATTTTGCTGATTGTGTAGAACTTCAACCAGAG CTTAAAAGGTTAAAGCTTCGCAAAAACAACTGGGACACAGACACCTATGAGTTTGATGAAGTGCTGACAGAGTTTGCATCGCAAAAGCGTGTGTATGAAGTTGTTGCAAAGCCAGTTGTTGAG GGTGTTTTGGATGGTTACAATGGGACAATCATGGCTTATGGTCAGACTGGTACTGGCAAAACATATACTCTTGGTCGACTTGGGGAGGAAGATACAGCTAATCGTGGAATAATGGTCCGTGCTATGGAGGACATTTTGGCAGAAGTTTCACCAGAAATTGATTCTGTTTTGGTCTCCTATTTGCAG CTCTACATGGAGAGCTTACAGGATCTTCTTGATCCTACTAATGACAACATTTCCATTGTTGAAGAGCCTAAATCTGGAGATGTTTCACTACCTGGGGCTACCCTTGTAGAAATAAGAGATCAGCAGAGTTTCTTGGAATTACTACGATTAGGAGAAGCTCACCGCCATGCTGCGAACACAAAATTGAACACTGAATCTTCTCGTAGTCATGCCCTTTTGAtg GTGCATGTGAAGAGGACTGTCAAAGGAAGAGAACCTGCTCATTCAAGTGACAATGGTAACAGTACTAGCATGGCTAGATCTCTTAGGCCTCCACTCGTACGAAAGGGCAAGCTAGTTGTTGTAGATCTTGCTGGTTCAGAGCGAATTGATAAGTCAG GGAGTGATGGCCATACACGTGAGGAAGCCAAATCTATCAATCTTTCCCTTAGTGCATTAGGGAAATGCATTAATGCACTAGCAGAGAATAGTGCTCATGTTCCTGTTCGTGATTCAAAGCTTACTAGATTGCTTCGAGATTCATTTGGAG GCACAGCAAGAACATCATTGGTTATAACCGTAGGTCCATCTCCACGTCATCGCGGAGAAACAGCTAGTACTATAATGTTTGGACAGAGG GCTATGAAAGTGGAGAATATGTTGAAACTCAAGGAAGAATTTGATTATAAAAGTTTGGCTCGAAGGCTAGACATACAATTAGACAAACTGATTATGGAGCATGAGAGGAAGCAGAAAGCATTtgaagttgagattgaaagaataACTGCAGAGGCACAAAATCGAATTTCTGAGGCTGAAAGAAACTATGCTGATGCAGTGGAG AAGGAAAGACTGAAGTATCAAAAGGACTATATGGAATCAATAAAGAAGCTTGAGGAGAAATGGATGATGAATCAGCAAAATCAGGGCAATGAAAGAAAG ATGGTACACATTGCTGAGGAAGTTGCCGAGGTAAAAAAGTTACTTAGCAAAGAAACTTCACTAAGGAAAGCAGCCGAAGAGGAAGTTGATAACCTTAAAAGTCAACTAGCTCAACTGAAAATGTCGGAG GCATTGGCAAACTCTGAGATCTTGAAACTGCAAAAGATGGTGGAAGATGAGGTATGTCAAAAGGAGAAACTTGAAGGGGAAATATCAATGCTGCAAAGTCAGTTATTGCACCTAAGTTTCGAAGCAGACGAG ACTAGAAAAAGACTTGATAGAGGTGGTCCTGGGAAAGTCCCAGGCGGACTAGATTCTCCGGTTTCTCAAGTTAGATCACAGTTAAAGGATTCAGGAAATGGAGAGAAGGCCTCTGTAGCAAAACTCTTCGAACAAG TGGGATTGCAAAAGATCTTGTCACTGCTTGAAGCTGAAGATGCTGATGTGCGGATTCATGCTGTGAAAGTAGTAGCAAATTTAGCTGCTGAGG AAACTAATCAGCAGAAGATTGTAGAAGCTGGAGGCCTAAAGTCCTTGCTGATGCTGCTTGGAAGCTCTGAGGATGAAACCATACACAGAGTTGCAGCTGGTGCAATTGCCAATCTTGCAATGAATG AAAAAAACCAGGAACTTGTAATGTCTCAAGGGGGCATTAGCTTATTATCAACGACTGCAAGTCATGCTAAGGATCCTCAAACACTTAGAATGGTTGCTGGGGCCATCGCCAATCTGTGTGGCAATG ATAAGCTGCAAACTAAGCTAAGAGGTGAAGGTGGTATTAAGGCTTTGCTAGAAATTGTCAAATGTGGACATCCAGATGTTCTTGCCCAAGTTGCTCGTGGAATCGCGAACTTTGCTAAATGTGAGTCAAGAGCATCAACTCAAG GAAGCAAAACTGGAAGATCTCTTCTGATTGAGGATGGAGCACTTCCATGGATTGTACAGAATGCTAATAGTGATGCCTCGCCAATCCGGCGCCACACTGAGCTTGCACTCTGCCACTTAGCACAACATG AAGTGAATGCTAAAGACATGATAAGTGAAGGTGCCTTGTGGGAACTAGTCCGCATCTCGCAAGACTGTCCACGTGAAGACATAAGAACTCTTGCACATCGAACACTTGCTTCTAGCCCCGACTTCATAGCTGGACTGAAGCGGCTACGAATAGACTATTAA
- the LOC107946969 gene encoding kinesin-like protein KIN-UA isoform X3, producing the protein MAYGQTGTGKTYTLGRLGEEDTANRGIMVRAMEDILAEVSPEIDSVLVSYLQLYMESLQDLLDPTNDNISIVEEPKSGDVSLPGATLVEIRDQQSFLELLRLGEAHRHAANTKLNTESSRSHALLMVHVKRTVKGREPAHSSDNGNSTSMARSLRPPLVRKGKLVVVDLAGSERIDKSGSDGHTREEAKSINLSLSALGKCINALAENSAHVPVRDSKLTRLLRDSFGGTARTSLVITVGPSPRHRGETASTIMFGQRAMKVENMLKLKEEFDYKSLARRLDIQLDKLIMEHERKQKAFEVEIERITAEAQNRISEAERNYADAVEKERLKYQKDYMESIKKLEEKWMMNQQNQGNERKEQMVHIAEEVAEVKKLLSKETSLRKAAEEEVDNLKSQLAQLKMSEALANSEILKLQKMVEDEVCQKEKLEGEISMLQSQLLHLSFEADETRKRLDRGGPGKVPGGLDSPVSQVRSQLKDSGNGEKASVAKLFEQVGLQKILSLLEAEDADVRIHAVKVVANLAAEETNQQKIVEAGGLKSLLMLLGSSEDETIHRVAAGAIANLAMNEKNQELVMSQGGISLLSTTASHAKDPQTLRMVAGAIANLCGNDKLQTKLRGEGGIKALLEIVKCGHPDVLAQVARGIANFAKCESRASTQGSKTGRSLLIEDGALPWIVQNANSDASPIRRHTELALCHLAQHEVNAKDMISEGALWELVRISQDCPREDIRTLAHRTLASSPDFIAGLKRLRIDY; encoded by the exons ATGGCTTATGGTCAGACTGGTACTGGCAAAACATATACTCTTGGTCGACTTGGGGAGGAAGATACAGCTAATCGTGGAATAATGGTCCGTGCTATGGAGGACATTTTGGCAGAAGTTTCACCAGAAATTGATTCTGTTTTGGTCTCCTATTTGCAG CTCTACATGGAGAGCTTACAGGATCTTCTTGATCCTACTAATGACAACATTTCCATTGTTGAAGAGCCTAAATCTGGAGATGTTTCACTACCTGGGGCTACCCTTGTAGAAATAAGAGATCAGCAGAGTTTCTTGGAATTACTACGATTAGGAGAAGCTCACCGCCATGCTGCGAACACAAAATTGAACACTGAATCTTCTCGTAGTCATGCCCTTTTGAtg GTGCATGTGAAGAGGACTGTCAAAGGAAGAGAACCTGCTCATTCAAGTGACAATGGTAACAGTACTAGCATGGCTAGATCTCTTAGGCCTCCACTCGTACGAAAGGGCAAGCTAGTTGTTGTAGATCTTGCTGGTTCAGAGCGAATTGATAAGTCAG GGAGTGATGGCCATACACGTGAGGAAGCCAAATCTATCAATCTTTCCCTTAGTGCATTAGGGAAATGCATTAATGCACTAGCAGAGAATAGTGCTCATGTTCCTGTTCGTGATTCAAAGCTTACTAGATTGCTTCGAGATTCATTTGGAG GCACAGCAAGAACATCATTGGTTATAACCGTAGGTCCATCTCCACGTCATCGCGGAGAAACAGCTAGTACTATAATGTTTGGACAGAGG GCTATGAAAGTGGAGAATATGTTGAAACTCAAGGAAGAATTTGATTATAAAAGTTTGGCTCGAAGGCTAGACATACAATTAGACAAACTGATTATGGAGCATGAGAGGAAGCAGAAAGCATTtgaagttgagattgaaagaataACTGCAGAGGCACAAAATCGAATTTCTGAGGCTGAAAGAAACTATGCTGATGCAGTGGAG AAGGAAAGACTGAAGTATCAAAAGGACTATATGGAATCAATAAAGAAGCTTGAGGAGAAATGGATGATGAATCAGCAAAATCAGGGCAATGAAAGAAAG GAGCAGATGGTACACATTGCTGAGGAAGTTGCCGAGGTAAAAAAGTTACTTAGCAAAGAAACTTCACTAAGGAAAGCAGCCGAAGAGGAAGTTGATAACCTTAAAAGTCAACTAGCTCAACTGAAAATGTCGGAG GCATTGGCAAACTCTGAGATCTTGAAACTGCAAAAGATGGTGGAAGATGAGGTATGTCAAAAGGAGAAACTTGAAGGGGAAATATCAATGCTGCAAAGTCAGTTATTGCACCTAAGTTTCGAAGCAGACGAG ACTAGAAAAAGACTTGATAGAGGTGGTCCTGGGAAAGTCCCAGGCGGACTAGATTCTCCGGTTTCTCAAGTTAGATCACAGTTAAAGGATTCAGGAAATGGAGAGAAGGCCTCTGTAGCAAAACTCTTCGAACAAG TGGGATTGCAAAAGATCTTGTCACTGCTTGAAGCTGAAGATGCTGATGTGCGGATTCATGCTGTGAAAGTAGTAGCAAATTTAGCTGCTGAGG AAACTAATCAGCAGAAGATTGTAGAAGCTGGAGGCCTAAAGTCCTTGCTGATGCTGCTTGGAAGCTCTGAGGATGAAACCATACACAGAGTTGCAGCTGGTGCAATTGCCAATCTTGCAATGAATG AAAAAAACCAGGAACTTGTAATGTCTCAAGGGGGCATTAGCTTATTATCAACGACTGCAAGTCATGCTAAGGATCCTCAAACACTTAGAATGGTTGCTGGGGCCATCGCCAATCTGTGTGGCAATG ATAAGCTGCAAACTAAGCTAAGAGGTGAAGGTGGTATTAAGGCTTTGCTAGAAATTGTCAAATGTGGACATCCAGATGTTCTTGCCCAAGTTGCTCGTGGAATCGCGAACTTTGCTAAATGTGAGTCAAGAGCATCAACTCAAG GAAGCAAAACTGGAAGATCTCTTCTGATTGAGGATGGAGCACTTCCATGGATTGTACAGAATGCTAATAGTGATGCCTCGCCAATCCGGCGCCACACTGAGCTTGCACTCTGCCACTTAGCACAACATG AAGTGAATGCTAAAGACATGATAAGTGAAGGTGCCTTGTGGGAACTAGTCCGCATCTCGCAAGACTGTCCACGTGAAGACATAAGAACTCTTGCACATCGAACACTTGCTTCTAGCCCCGACTTCATAGCTGGACTGAAGCGGCTACGAATAGACTATTAA
- the LOC107946969 gene encoding kinesin-like protein KIN-UA isoform X1 has product MASGGGNNRNGTHRNSLKGTTTTSTASTDKPLSVNSNPSKPAFKNKSSPLTGASSGLRKSSPGSLGGGAAKDDAGVPGRVRVAVRLRPRNAEESVADADFADCVELQPELKRLKLRKNNWDTDTYEFDEVLTEFASQKRVYEVVAKPVVEGVLDGYNGTIMAYGQTGTGKTYTLGRLGEEDTANRGIMVRAMEDILAEVSPEIDSVLVSYLQLYMESLQDLLDPTNDNISIVEEPKSGDVSLPGATLVEIRDQQSFLELLRLGEAHRHAANTKLNTESSRSHALLMVHVKRTVKGREPAHSSDNGNSTSMARSLRPPLVRKGKLVVVDLAGSERIDKSGSDGHTREEAKSINLSLSALGKCINALAENSAHVPVRDSKLTRLLRDSFGGTARTSLVITVGPSPRHRGETASTIMFGQRAMKVENMLKLKEEFDYKSLARRLDIQLDKLIMEHERKQKAFEVEIERITAEAQNRISEAERNYADAVEKERLKYQKDYMESIKKLEEKWMMNQQNQGNERKEQMVHIAEEVAEVKKLLSKETSLRKAAEEEVDNLKSQLAQLKMSEALANSEILKLQKMVEDEVCQKEKLEGEISMLQSQLLHLSFEADETRKRLDRGGPGKVPGGLDSPVSQVRSQLKDSGNGEKASVAKLFEQVGLQKILSLLEAEDADVRIHAVKVVANLAAEETNQQKIVEAGGLKSLLMLLGSSEDETIHRVAAGAIANLAMNEKNQELVMSQGGISLLSTTASHAKDPQTLRMVAGAIANLCGNDKLQTKLRGEGGIKALLEIVKCGHPDVLAQVARGIANFAKCESRASTQGSKTGRSLLIEDGALPWIVQNANSDASPIRRHTELALCHLAQHEVNAKDMISEGALWELVRISQDCPREDIRTLAHRTLASSPDFIAGLKRLRIDY; this is encoded by the exons ATGGCTAGTGGTGGTGGAAATAATAGGAATGGGACTCATAGGAACTCTCTCAAAGGAACGACAACAACATCAACAGCATCAACAGATAAGCCACTCTCTGTGAATTCCAACCCTTCAAAGCCTGCATTCAAAAACAAGTCTTCGCCTTTGACCGGTGCTTCTTCCGGGTTAAGGAAGAGTAGCCCCGGATCACTTGGAGGTGGAGCTGCCAAAGATGATGCTGGAG TTCCTGGAAGAGTTCGAGTGGCTGTGAGATTACGTCCACGTAATGCAGAAGAGTCAGTAGCAGATGCTGATTTTGCTGATTGTGTAGAACTTCAACCAGAG CTTAAAAGGTTAAAGCTTCGCAAAAACAACTGGGACACAGACACCTATGAGTTTGATGAAGTGCTGACAGAGTTTGCATCGCAAAAGCGTGTGTATGAAGTTGTTGCAAAGCCAGTTGTTGAG GGTGTTTTGGATGGTTACAATGGGACAATCATGGCTTATGGTCAGACTGGTACTGGCAAAACATATACTCTTGGTCGACTTGGGGAGGAAGATACAGCTAATCGTGGAATAATGGTCCGTGCTATGGAGGACATTTTGGCAGAAGTTTCACCAGAAATTGATTCTGTTTTGGTCTCCTATTTGCAG CTCTACATGGAGAGCTTACAGGATCTTCTTGATCCTACTAATGACAACATTTCCATTGTTGAAGAGCCTAAATCTGGAGATGTTTCACTACCTGGGGCTACCCTTGTAGAAATAAGAGATCAGCAGAGTTTCTTGGAATTACTACGATTAGGAGAAGCTCACCGCCATGCTGCGAACACAAAATTGAACACTGAATCTTCTCGTAGTCATGCCCTTTTGAtg GTGCATGTGAAGAGGACTGTCAAAGGAAGAGAACCTGCTCATTCAAGTGACAATGGTAACAGTACTAGCATGGCTAGATCTCTTAGGCCTCCACTCGTACGAAAGGGCAAGCTAGTTGTTGTAGATCTTGCTGGTTCAGAGCGAATTGATAAGTCAG GGAGTGATGGCCATACACGTGAGGAAGCCAAATCTATCAATCTTTCCCTTAGTGCATTAGGGAAATGCATTAATGCACTAGCAGAGAATAGTGCTCATGTTCCTGTTCGTGATTCAAAGCTTACTAGATTGCTTCGAGATTCATTTGGAG GCACAGCAAGAACATCATTGGTTATAACCGTAGGTCCATCTCCACGTCATCGCGGAGAAACAGCTAGTACTATAATGTTTGGACAGAGG GCTATGAAAGTGGAGAATATGTTGAAACTCAAGGAAGAATTTGATTATAAAAGTTTGGCTCGAAGGCTAGACATACAATTAGACAAACTGATTATGGAGCATGAGAGGAAGCAGAAAGCATTtgaagttgagattgaaagaataACTGCAGAGGCACAAAATCGAATTTCTGAGGCTGAAAGAAACTATGCTGATGCAGTGGAG AAGGAAAGACTGAAGTATCAAAAGGACTATATGGAATCAATAAAGAAGCTTGAGGAGAAATGGATGATGAATCAGCAAAATCAGGGCAATGAAAGAAAG GAGCAGATGGTACACATTGCTGAGGAAGTTGCCGAGGTAAAAAAGTTACTTAGCAAAGAAACTTCACTAAGGAAAGCAGCCGAAGAGGAAGTTGATAACCTTAAAAGTCAACTAGCTCAACTGAAAATGTCGGAG GCATTGGCAAACTCTGAGATCTTGAAACTGCAAAAGATGGTGGAAGATGAGGTATGTCAAAAGGAGAAACTTGAAGGGGAAATATCAATGCTGCAAAGTCAGTTATTGCACCTAAGTTTCGAAGCAGACGAG ACTAGAAAAAGACTTGATAGAGGTGGTCCTGGGAAAGTCCCAGGCGGACTAGATTCTCCGGTTTCTCAAGTTAGATCACAGTTAAAGGATTCAGGAAATGGAGAGAAGGCCTCTGTAGCAAAACTCTTCGAACAAG TGGGATTGCAAAAGATCTTGTCACTGCTTGAAGCTGAAGATGCTGATGTGCGGATTCATGCTGTGAAAGTAGTAGCAAATTTAGCTGCTGAGG AAACTAATCAGCAGAAGATTGTAGAAGCTGGAGGCCTAAAGTCCTTGCTGATGCTGCTTGGAAGCTCTGAGGATGAAACCATACACAGAGTTGCAGCTGGTGCAATTGCCAATCTTGCAATGAATG AAAAAAACCAGGAACTTGTAATGTCTCAAGGGGGCATTAGCTTATTATCAACGACTGCAAGTCATGCTAAGGATCCTCAAACACTTAGAATGGTTGCTGGGGCCATCGCCAATCTGTGTGGCAATG ATAAGCTGCAAACTAAGCTAAGAGGTGAAGGTGGTATTAAGGCTTTGCTAGAAATTGTCAAATGTGGACATCCAGATGTTCTTGCCCAAGTTGCTCGTGGAATCGCGAACTTTGCTAAATGTGAGTCAAGAGCATCAACTCAAG GAAGCAAAACTGGAAGATCTCTTCTGATTGAGGATGGAGCACTTCCATGGATTGTACAGAATGCTAATAGTGATGCCTCGCCAATCCGGCGCCACACTGAGCTTGCACTCTGCCACTTAGCACAACATG AAGTGAATGCTAAAGACATGATAAGTGAAGGTGCCTTGTGGGAACTAGTCCGCATCTCGCAAGACTGTCCACGTGAAGACATAAGAACTCTTGCACATCGAACACTTGCTTCTAGCCCCGACTTCATAGCTGGACTGAAGCGGCTACGAATAGACTATTAA